The following are encoded in a window of Malassezia japonica chromosome 7, complete sequence genomic DNA:
- a CDS encoding uncharacterized protein (COG:J; EggNog:ENOG503P569), which translates to MKLIAAYLLLSLANESPKAEDVTKLLGTVGIEADSERLEKLISELEGKNLQELIAEGQEKLASVPSGGAVAAAPAAGGAAAGGDAAPAAEEKKEEEKEESDDDMGFGLFD; encoded by the coding sequence ATGAAGCTTATTGCCGCCTACCTGCTCCTTTCGCTCGCTAACGAGAGCCCCAAGGCTGAGGACGTCAccaagctcctcggcaccgTCGGCATCGAGGCCGACtcggagcgcctcgagaagCTCATCTCTGAGCTCGAGGGCAAGAACCTCCAGGAGCTCATTGCTGAGGGCCAGGAGAAGCTCGCCTCGGTCCCCTCGGGTGGTGCCGTTGCCGCTGCTCCCGCTGCCGgtggcgccgccgctggtGGTGACGCTGCCCCGGCTGCtgaggagaagaaggaggaggagaaggaggagTCCGATGACGACATGGGCTTCGGTCTCTTCGACTAA
- the RPS15 gene encoding ribosomal protein S15 (EggNog:ENOG503NXXB; COG:J; BUSCO:EOG092658SK): MCRKRTFKKFQYRGVDLDQLLDLPNEEFVKLVHARARRRFQRGLTRRPMALIKKLRKAKKETLPNEKPAIVKTHLRNMIVVPEMIGSVIGIYNGKVFTTVEIKPEMTGHYLGELAISYIPTRHGKGSLGKDASRFIPLY, translated from the exons ATGTGC CGCAAGAGGACCTTCAAGAAGTTCCAGTACCGCGgtgtcgacctcgaccagctgctGGACCTTCCCAACGAGGAGTTCGTCAAGCTTGTGCACGCCCGTGCCCGCAGGCGCTTCCAGCGCGGCCTTACCCGCCGCCCCATGGCCCTGATCAagaagctgcgcaaggctAAGAAGGAGACTCTCCCTAACGAGAAGCCTGCGATCGTCAAGACGCACCTGCGTAACATGATTGTCGTCCCTGAGATGATCGGCTCCGTCATCGGCATCTACAACGGCAAG GTCTTCACCACCGTTGAGATCAAGCCCGAGATGACCGGCCACTACCTCGGTGAGCTGGCCATCAGCTACATCCCCACCCGCCACGGCAAGGGCAGCCTGGGCAAGGATGC GAGCCGCTTCATCCCTCTGTACTAA